Genomic DNA from Corallococcus macrosporus:
CGAGGACGGGCTGGCGGCGCTGTTCGGTTCGCTCCAGCTATGGATTGGCCTGTTCTGCGTGGCCTTCCAGCTGCTCGTGGCGGAGCGGCTGCTCAAGCGCATGGGCCTGCTGATGTACCTGGCGCTGGTGCCGCTGGTGCTCGCGCCGCTGGCGGGTGCCACGCTGGCCACCGGGCAGCTGTGGCCGGTGCACCTCTTGCGGCTGGTGGAGACGGCGGTGAGCTACTCCATCCTGCCGGTGGGCATCCAGCTGCTCTACGCGGCGGTGCCGGACGAGCAGCGCGAGGGCTTGCGAAGCGCGGTGGACGGCCTGCTACGCAAGGGCGGCGTGGTGCTGGCGGGCCTGCTGCTCATTGGCGCGGGCCGGGGCGCCAACGGCATCACCATGGCGGTGGCGGTGGTGGGGCTGTGTGCCGCGCTGGGCCTCTTGCTCGTGCGCCTCAAGCCCGCGTACCTCACGGCGCTGGGCGAGCAGGTCGGCGCGCACGAGGAGGAAGAGGTCGAGCTGGACAGCGAGGAGCAGAAGCTGCTGGTGGAGGCGCTGGGCGCGCCGACGCCGGAGCGCGTGCTTCGCGCGGTGGACATGCTGGTGCAGGCGGAGGCCGCGCCCCTGCGGCAGCACCTGGCCGCGCTCCTCAGCCACCCCCACGAGCGCGTGCAGGAGCGCGGCGTGACGCTGGCCCTGTCCATGGAGGCGCGCGAGCTGGCGCCCATGCTGGAGCGGCTGGTGGAGGAGGGCCCGCGGCGGCCTCGTGATCAGGCCGTGTGGGCCCTGGCGCGGCTGTCCCCGGAGCGCGCGGAGCGGCTGTTGCCGCCGCTGCTCACCAGTCCCGACGTGGGCCTGCGCTGCGCGGCCATTGGCGCGCTGATGCGCACGCAGGGCAACTCCGCGGCGCTCGAGTCCCTGCGCGAGCTGCTGGCGAAGGGGGACCACGCGCCGGTGGCCGAGCGGCGCGAGGTGGCGCGGCTGTTGGGCCGGCTGAAGGACCCCCGGTTCGCGGGACAGCTGTCGCTTTACCTGGAGGACATGGACATCTCCGTGCGGCGCGTGGCGCTGGTGGCGGTGGGGGAGGGCGGCTACGTGGAGCTGGCGCCGCGCCTCTTGCCGTTCCTCACCTGGCGCGAGGAGCGTCCGGCCGCGCGTGAGTCGCTGGTGCAACTGGGCGACACGGTGACGCCGCTGCTGGAGTTGCAGCTCAACAACAAGGCCGCGCCGCTGGCCATGCGGATGCAACTGCCCCGCGTGCTGCGTGGCATCGGTTCGTCCGCGGCGCTCAACGCGCTGCTGTTCTCCAACGTGCGCGACGACGCGGCCTTGCACTTCCGCATCGGCGCGCAGCTGTCGCGCCTGCGCGAGGAGCAGCCGGACCACCCGGTGGACGTGGACCGCATCCACGAGGCGCTGGGCCGCCGCCGTGACACGTACCGCCAGCTCGTCGGGGCCTTCCGCGACGTGCAGGCGGCGCTGGGGCCCCAGTCGCTGCTCACGCGCGCGGTGGGCGACCGGTTGGATCAGGCGCTGGAGCTGTCGTTCTTCCTGCTGGGCCTCTTGCACCCGCCGCAGGCCATGCGCCGCATCCACCAGCACCTGGTGGGCAGGGATTCCCGGCGCCGGGCCTATGCGCTGGAGCTGCTGGAGAACCTGGTGGCGCCGGCGGAGCGCGAGCTGGTGATGGAGCAGGTGGAGGCCCACCACCGCGAGCTTCCGCCCGGTGCGCCGGGCCGGCTGTGGCGGCGGCTCGCGAACCTCGTGCAGAGTGAGGACCTGGTGCTGCGCGCGTGCGCCCGCCACGTGGCGCGGGTGAACGGCCTGGACGTGCTCCCGCAGGAGGGTGACATGAGCGATACCATCGTCCAACGGATGTTCGCCCTGGAGGGCGTGAGCGTCTTCTCGCAGAGCGACGTGGACGACATCGCCGCCATCGCGGAGGTGGCTCGCGAGGCTTCCTACAAGACGGGCGAGCGGCTCTACAGCCAGGGGGACCCGGGCGACGCGCTCTACGTCATCGTCGAGGGCGCGGTGGACGCGTTCCGCAACGGCGAGCACGTGCTGCGCTTCCAGGCGAAGGAGGCCATCGGCGAGGTGAGCCTGCTGGATGGCGCGCCCCGCCCCACGGACATGGTGGCCGCGGTGGACTCGCGCGTGCTCGTCATCGACCGGCGCGACTTCCTGGACCTGCTCGCGGACCGGCCGGAGCTGCTCACGGGGTTCTTCCGCTCCGTGAGCCAGCAGCTCCAGAGCGTCATCGACCTGCCGGCCCGCCGCGAGGAGGGCCAGCGCCTGGAGCTGGGCGCCCCCCAGCAGCCTCCCGCGCCGCTGGAGGGCATTGGCGGCCTGCCCCCCGAGGGCAACGCGCCCTCCGACGTCTGAGTCAGTCCCCCGCGTCGTGCGGCGGCGGTGACTCGCCGCCCTTGAGCGCGGGCGGCTGCTCGGGGTCCATGCCGATGAGGTGCGCGGACGCCACCGGGATGAACGGCCGCGTGAAGCAGCGGAACGGCGGGAGGCTGCCCACGAAGCGCGTGAACGCGAGCCCCGCGAAGACCCACGGCTGACGCTCCACGGTGGCGATGGGCGCGGCCACGGCTTCCGAGCGCCGCGCGAGGCCCGTCATCATCCAGCGCAGGCCTCCATGGACCGGCAGCAGGCTCCAGGCGCGCACGAACCAGGGCGGCCGCGTGACAGGGGCCATCCAGGCGCGGTCGCTCTTGGCTGCGGTGAAGACGAGCAGCCACCAGAAGCCCCAGAGGCTGCTGAGAAGGGTGAACGACTTCGGAAACCAGAACAGGGGGATGCACAGCAGCACCAGCGCGGGGAACCCCGACACGAACAGCAGGAAGGCCCTCCAGCGGCGCTGGAGCTTGGCGCGCATCCAGGGGACGTTGAGGCGCACGCTCGGGTGGATTTCGGGGTCCTCGGGCGGCACGCCGGTGGCGAGGCTGGCCTCGCGGGAGATGACCGTGTGGTAGTCGCGGGACAGCGCGACGACGATCCACTGCACCGCGCTCAGCGAGCCGAAGAACAGCGCCCAGAACTCCCAGCTGCCCAGGAAGAAGGTGCCGTTGCGCACCTTGGGCGCGTCGACGTTGAACCCCTTCTCCTGGGGCTCCTTCTGGATGCGCGGCCCCTTCCTGTGCGCCTTCTGGACGTCCCGGAGGGACTGCCCCACCTCCGCCCGGATGATGGCGGAGATCTCCTCTCCGAGGGAGTCCTCCGCGTCCTCGGCGTCGCTCGCGTTCTCGTCGGCCTTCGCGGCCGCCTCCTTTGCCTCCCTGTCGGCGGCAGTGGCCTCATCCGCTGCGTCCTCGGCGACCGCCGCGGCTTCCTCCCGCGAGAGGTCGCCGGCCTTCACGGCATTGACGGTCTCTTCGATGAGCGCGCCGAGCGCCTGCTTCATGGCGGCCGAATCGCCCCTGCTCTTCGCGGCCTCCAGCTCCATCGCCCGCTGCTCGATGCGGGCCTTCAATTGCTCGCGCGCGGCCCGCTCCTCGGGCGTCTCCTTCCGCGGCGCCTGCTGCGCCTCCTCTTCTTCCTGCGCCTCCAGTTCGTGGCCGTTGAACTGGTTGAGCGCCCAGGCCGCGGCGATGGCCAGCAGGAACGCGGTCTGCAGCGCGGTCACCTTCACGTAGATGGCGCGCACCACGGGGTTCGCGAGCGTGACGCGGGCGATGTGGAAGGGCAGGGCCGCGCCGTAGAAGAACTGGCGGATGCGGCCCCTGGGCAGCTGGCCCTTCGTGGACTGGAAGTGCTCGGCGCCGCCCCGGACCTCACCCCACAGCTCGGAGGCAAAATTCCGGCCTCGGGAGCCTCCCTGGCCGCTGGGAGTCCCGCCGTCCCTTTCCTCCTGTAAAGGCTTGAAATCCTTGCCTTTCATGCCCGTCATTGGGTCACGCTACCACGTCGGGGATGTGCTAAAGGCCCGGCCGTGAACCCGAACCCTCTCTCGCTGCGTCCCTTCCGTCGTCCTTCCCGCCAGCTCACGCTGTCGTCCGGCGCGCTGGTCCTCGCCTTGGGAGCCCTCGCGGGTTGTGAGAAGACTCCCCCGCCGGCCCCGGCCACGCCCCCTGCGGAGGCGGCGGCCCCCGCGAAGCCCACGGTTCCCCCGGAGGTGACGTTGCTCGTCACCGGCAGCGCCCGTGGCCAGCTCCTGCCCGTCGAGGGCAAGGGCGGGGCCGCGGAGCTGATGGGCCGCTGGGTGACCGATGAAAAGCACTGTGCCGGTCCGCTGAAGGACGGCCAGGCGACCTGTCCGGATGCCGGCACGCTGGCCCTGGCGACGGGCGACCTGTGGACGGGCCCGGCCATCTCCTCCTTCTTCCTGGGGGCTCCGACGGCCGAGGTGATGGGGCACATGGGCTATGCGGCCTCCGCGCTGGGCAACCACGAGCTGTCGTACGCCAAGGATTCCTTCCTGAAGAACCGCGCGGCCGGGGGCTTCCCGTTCCTGGCGGCGAACCTGAAGGTGACGGATGCGTCGCTCGCCAAGGACCTGTCCATGCCCGCGTTCCAGGTCTACGAACGCCGGGGCCTGAAGATTGCGGTGGTGGGCCTCACGTCCCAGAAGACGGTGCGCACGGCGATGTCCGGCCGCGCGGAGGGCCTGGAAGTCACCCCCAACGAGGACGCGCTGAACACCGCGGTGCCCGAGGCGCGCAAGGCGGGCGCGGACGTCGTCGTCATCGTCGCGGACCAGTGCCCCACGGACCTGCAGCCGGTGCTGGCGAAGCACGCGGACTGGAAGGTGTCGCTGGTGGCCGGCGGCCGCTGCGGCACGGACGCTCCGGGCGTGAAGACGGAAGGTGACACCACCTACGCGTCGCTGGGCCGCGGCTTCGAGTCGTACCTGCGCGCGCAGTTCAAGTTCGACCCGGCGAAGCCCGCGGGCCAGAAGGTGACCGGCGTGGACACGAAGGTCGTCCAGGTGTCCGGTGGCACGCCGGACGCGGAGACGGCCAAGCGCATCGCGGAGTGGCAGGCGAAGGTGGACCAGGCGCTGGGCCGGAAGATCGGCTTCACCAAGGCGGGCATCCCGCAGGACTCGCCGCTGATGGCGAAGTGGGTGGCGGGCGCGGTGCGCTCGCAGCTCAACACCGACGCGGCCATCCTCAACAAGGGCGGCATCCGCAACGGCCTGACCAAGGGTGACGTGACGCTGGGCAGCGTGTACTCGGCGATGCCGTTCGAGAACTCGCTGCTCACCGTGAAGCTCAAGGGCGAGGACCTGGCGAAGCAGCTGGCGAATCCGGACGCGCTCGTGGCCGGCTTCACCCAGGCCGGCAAGGGCAAGTTCAAGGACGCGCAGGGCAAGCCGCTGGATCCGAAGAAGGAGTACACGGTGGCCACCGTGGAGTACCTGTACTTCGGCGGTGACGGCTTCGACTTCGAGAAGCTGGACAACGATCCGGCGGAGACGGGCATGGCGTGGCAGACGCCCGTCGTCGAGTGGACCGAGGCCCAGGCCTCCACCGAGGCCAAGCCGCTCGAGAAGCTCATCAAGTAGCGCGTCGCGTTCCTGAAGCACCCGGGGCGCCGGAAGTCCTCCCTCGAGACGGGGAGGGCGGCCGGCGCCTCGTCGTTTCCCGCGCTCGGCTAGAGTGGCCCCATGGAGATGGCGGAGTTCATCGAGACGCGGCGTCCTCGCTGGCAGCAGTTGGAGTCGCTGCTGGACAAGTCCGAGGGCGAGGGGCTGCGCAAGCTGAGCCTGGACGAGGCCCGCTCGCTGGGGAAGCTGTACCGCGCCGTCTCCAGCGACCTGTTGTGGGTGCGCGCGCGCAGCGGCTCCGCGGATGTGAGCGCGTACCTCAACGACCTGGTGGGCCGCGCGTACGCGCTGACGTACCCGGGCCGCCGGCCCCGCTTCGCGGATGTGTGGGCCTTCGTCGCGCGCGGCTTCCCGGCGCTCCTGCACCACGAGTGGCGCATGTACGTGGCGTCGGTGCTGCTGTTCCTGGCGGGCGCGGGCTTCGGCTACGTGGGCATGGTGGTGGATCCGGATGCGGCGCACTACCTGGTGCCCGAGCAGCACCTGAGCATGGACCCCGTGAAGCGCGCCGCCGACGAGGCCGCGGGCAAGGGCATGTCCGTGGAGGAGCAGGCGCAGTTCACGACGTTCCTCTTCACGCACAACATCCAGGTGGCCTTCCTGGCGTTCGCGCTGGGCATCACGCTGGGGCTGGGCACGGCGGTGATGCTGTTCGTCAACGGCCTGTTCCTGGGGGCGCTCGCGCAGGTGTACGCGGCGAAGGGGATGGCCGGGTGGTTCTGGGCGTGGATCCTCCCGCACGGCATCCCGGAGATTACGGCCATCTGCATCGCGGGCGCGGCGGGGCTCGTCATCGCGCGGGGCATGGTGGCGCCCGGGGGACTGTCGCGCGGACAGGCGCTGCGCAAGGAGGCGGTGACGGCGGTGAAGCTGCTGTTCGGCACGCTGGTGCTCTTCGTGCTCGCGGGCTTCATCGAGGGCACCGTGTCGCAGATCCACCCGCCGAAGCTGTCGGTGGCCTTCAAGGTCACCTTCGCGCTGACGGTGGGGGCGGGCGTCTACGCGTACCTGCTGTCGGACTGGCTGCGCGGCCGCAGGGACCGGGCGCGTGCGACGGCGGCGGAGCTGGCGGCATGAGCGGGCCGGACCTGGCCGTGCCTCCGCTGCCGCGCGAGCCGGAGGTGCTGATTGAGTGCCCGCGCTTCTCCATGGTGAAGCGGCGCGCGGATGGCTCCGTGGACTTCGTGTCGCCGCTGCCGTGCCCGTACAACTACGGCTCCATCCCCGGGCTGCTGTCGGACGACGGCGACCCGCTGGACGCGGTGGTGCTGGGGCCGCGCCTGGCACAGGGGCAGCGCGTGCGCGTGCCGGTGGTGGCCGTGCTGGGCTTCATCGACGCGGGGAAGGGCGACCCGAAGGTGGTGTGCGGGACGCACCCGATGACGCCCGCCGAGCGTGCGGGCCTGGAGCGCTTCTTCCGCGTCTACGCCCTGTTCAAGCGCGGCCTGCACCGCGTGCGCGGCGCCGTGCCCGACACGCGCTTCGTGGGCTGGCTGCGCGAGGGGCCCGAGGCCTAAACAAGGGCCCGGCTCATCTTCAGGACCCGGTGCCGCCGGAGCCCCAGCTCGATGGGGCCCACCCATTGCTCCGGCTGGAAGCCCATGCGCTCCCAGAAGCGGCGCCCGGCCGGGTTGTGCTCCAGCACCGCGATGCGCAGCAGCCGGCCGCCGTTCTCGCGCAGGTGGGCTTCGTAGGTCCGCACCACGGCCTCGCCCCGGCCCTGGCCTCGGGCCTCCGGCGCGAAGAGCAGGAGGCCGATGTACCACTCGCCCCGGGCCGGGTAGTCGCGCAGCGCATCCAGCACTCCCACGAGGGCGCCTTGTGCGTCGCGGAGCGCGAACACGTGGCCCTGGCCGGGGGCGAGCCCCGGAGGCCGTTCGGTGTGGAGGTTCCGGGCCTGCTCAGGCAGGGCGGGGCGGCCTTCGGCGAGCTGGTAATAGTCCTCGCAGCGCTCCAGCAGCGGCTGCAGGACGTGCGTCTCGCTGTCGTCCACGGCTTCCGCCGTGAGGTCCGCCGTCTGGAATACCGCCCGGGCCATGCTGCCTCCTAGAGGACGCCGCGTGCCTTGATGTCGAGGTACCGGTTCACCGCCGCGAGGCTCAGCTCGTCCGGCGCCACGTCCAGCATCTGCACGCCGCCCCGGCTCACGCGGGCCTTGAGCACCTCGCGGTCCGTGAGCAGCTCCGACGCCACCGCGTGCTGGAAGGCTTCCTCCGGTCCCGACGGCGGCGTGCGCAGCAGCTTCTGGAGCGCCGTGTCCTTCACGGACAGGCACAGCGGCACGTGGCGGCGCGCCAGCCGGTGCAGTGGGGCCACCAGCGTGCCGGCCTGCTCCTCGTCGAGGAAGTCCGTGAAGACGCACAGCAGGCTGCGCCGGTTGAGGCGGACGTTCAGTTCCTTGAAGAGCGCCAGGTAGTCCACGTACGTGAGGCTGGGCGTCGCGGAGTAGAGCGTGTCCACCAGCTTGCGGTACTGGCCCCTGCCCGCGGCGGGCGGCAGGTAGGCCTTCACGCCGTCCGCGAAGAGGGCCAGGCCCACGCGGTCCCCGTTGCGGATGGCCACGAAGGCGAGGAACAGCGCCGCGTTCACCGCGTGGTCCAGCTTGGTGAGGCCGTCCACCTGCGCCGCCATGGAGCGGCCCGCGTCCACGCAGATGAGCAGCGCCTGTGAGCGCTCCGACTCCAGCACGCGCGTCACCGGCCGGCCCCGGCGCGCGGTGGCCTTCCAGTCCACGTCGCGCACGCTGTCGCCCTGGGCGTAGTCGCGCAGGCGCGCGAACTCGCTGCCCTGGCCGTCGCGCCGCAACTGCCGCAGGCCCAGGTTCACCAGGTCCAGCGCCGCGCCCGACAGGAGCAGCCTCCGCGCGCCTCGCAGGTCCGGGTACACCGACACCGAGCGCTCGGCCGGGAAGGTGCGCTCGTGTGACATGAGCCCCAGCGGGCCGCGCACGCGCACGTGCACCGCGCCGAAGCTGAACTTGCCGCGCTTCGCCGGCGTGGCCCGGTACACCCACTGCGTCTGGCTGTCCGGCGTGAGGCGCAGCGAGGCCTCCGAGGGCTCCGTGGCGAAGGATGGGGGCGCGTCGTCCTTCACGCGCACCTCCACCGTGCCGCCGCCCCGGTGCACCAGCCGCAGCTCGACGCGGTTCGCGACGCCGACGTTGAGGCGCTCCGGCAGCGTGCGCGTCACCTCCAGGCGCACGCGGCGGGCCTGGAGGAAGTCGAACGCGGCCAGGGCCACGGCCAGCGCGTCCAGCGCCAGCACCGCGCCGCCCAGGCCCGGGAAGAAGCCCGCCAGCGCCATGGGCAGCGCGAGCAGGGCGAGCAGCCCCCACAGGCGCTCGGAGGGAATCACCGGGGGACCTCGACGCCCTGGACCACCTCGCGCAGCACGTCCGCGGGCGTGGCCCCGTCCAGCTCCGCGTCCGGCGACAGCAGCAGCCGGTGGCGCAGCACCGGGCCCACGAGGAAGCGCACGTCGTCCGGGGTCACGAAGTCGCGGCCTCGCAGCGCCGCCAGCGCCTTCGACGCGAGCAGCAGGTGCACGCCCGCGCGCGGTCCCGCGCCCAGACGGATGTTGGGCGACCCGCGCGTCGCCGCCACCAGCTTGCGGATGTAACTGAGTACCGGCTGCTCCACGTTGACGGTGCTGAGCGCCGCGCGCGCCTGGAGCAGGCCCTCCTTCGTCACCGCCGCGTTCACGCCCGCGCGGGCCAGGTCGCCCGAGTCGAAGCCCCGGTGGACGGACTCGAGGATGGCGTCCTCCTCCTCCGGCGCGGGGTAGCCCACGTCGATCTTCAGGAGGAAGCGGTCGAGCTGCGCCTCGGGGAGCGGGTACGTGCCTTCCGACTCCACCGGGTTCTGCGTGGCGAACACCGTGAACATGGGCGACAGCTGGAGGTTCTTGCCCTCCAGCGACACGGCGCGCTCCTGCATCGCCTCCAGCAGCGCGGACTGCGTCTTCGCCGGGGCGCGGTTGATTTCATCCGCCAGCAGCAGGTCCGTGAAGATGGGGCCTCGCGCGAGCACGAAGGCCTGCGACTTCAGGTCGAAGACGCTGGTGCCCAGGATGTCCGCGGGCATCAGGTCCGGCGTGAACTGGATGCGCTTGAAGTCCGCGCCCACGCTGCGCGACAGCGCCTTGGCCATCAGCGTCTTGGCCACTCCGGGCACGCCCTCCAGGAGGATGTGCCCGCCGGCCACGAGCCCGCAGAGCATCAGCTCCAGCGGCTCGTCCTGCCCGACCACGGCCTTGCGCACCTCCGCGAGGACGCCCTCGCGGATGGCGTTCGCGGACCGCACGGCGTTGCCACTGTCCGGGAGGGGAGGAGGGGAGAAGGGCGGGGCGTTCATGGGGTTCCGGGTCGAGGCCGGCCGGTGCCGGCGGGGTGGATGCGCTCGCGCAGGTGCGCGGCGGAAGTGGCGAGGGCCTGGAGGTCCGCGTCCTTCAGGACGGCGGTGGCCTGGTGGTTCACTTCGAGCAGCCCGTTGGCCAGGTCCTGACGGCCTCGCGAGCGGAGCCCTTCCGCGACGGCGTCGGCGGTGGAGTGCGAGGGCAGGCCCGCGAGCGGCGCCAGTTGCTGCGTGAGGCCGCGCGAGATGAGGCTCGCGGCGAAGGCGTGGTGCTGGCCCTCGCGGTACAGGCGGCTCATGGCGAAGAGGGCGTCCGTGGCGCCCACGCGCATGGACTCGGCGGGGGGCTGGGGACGGCCGAAGCGCTTCAGCGCGCCCGCCCACAGCACGACGCCCAGCAGGAGCTGCGCGACGGCGAAGTGCAGGCCGTAGCGGCGCGCGAAGTCCACGAGCGAGCGCTCGTTGGTGAAGCCGTGGTGGAACTCGTCGAAGGCGAAGGGGCCGGGGCCCATGGCGCCCAGCGCGCTCAGCCAGAACTGCGCGTTGTCCGCGCGTGCGAGCGCCGGGTTCATCGCAAGCTCGGGAGCACCCACCACCAGCACCCGCCCCGCGCCCTCGGAAATCACCGCCGCGACGGGGAAGCCCAGCCGCTCGTCCTCCAGCACGGTGACCGCGCCCTCCGGAAGCCGGAGGTAGGCCTGGACCTTCGCCTCCACGCGCTCGACGCCCAGCGTGTACGGCGTGGGCAGCGGGGGCACCAGCGTGCGCATGGGCAGCGTCACGTCCGCCTTGTCCAGCTTCACGCCCAGCGCGTCCAGGAGCGCGTTCTCACGCGAGCCCCAGGGCACGTACACGAGCGACGCTCCGGCCCGGACGTGGGCCAGCACGCGCTCCACCTCGTCGTCGTCCAGTTGCTGCGCCCTGAGCGCGTTGAAGCCCTGGTGCGGGGCCTCCTCGTCGTCGACGCCCGCGTCCGGATCCGAGGCGAGCCGCGTCTGATCCGGATCCTCCTCGTGCGAGTCCTGGACCTCCACGGCGAGCAGCACCAGCGCGTCCTTGCCGGAGAGCAGGCGCAGGTCCGCCATGTTGCGCGTCACCGGCAGGCCGCTCTCCTGCGCGAGCAGGTACAGGGCGCGCGCGCCGTCCGGCTCCGCGCGGAAGGTGGACAGCGGATCCGCGAAGCCGCCGCGCTGGGCGCCGCGCACCAGGAACGTCCCCAGCACGCCCGCGAGCAGCAGGCTCCCCAGCACGAGCAGCGGGAAACGGTCACGCACCGGCGGCCTCCTGCGCGGGCGGCGCGGCGAGCAGCGGGGCGGTGAGGGCGCGGAACTCGGTGTAGCCGTCAGCACTCACGGGCACGTTGCCGTACCACGCGAAGTCGAAGCGGCGCGTCAGCTCGCGGAACGGGGTCTTCACCTCGGGGCGGCCCCGGAACGCGCGCAGGTAGTCCCAGTTGGAGAGGGTCTCGTCGTAGTGGATGGCGCCGTCGCGGTGCAGGCGCGACAGCAGCGCGAG
This window encodes:
- a CDS encoding GNAT family N-acetyltransferase — translated: MARAVFQTADLTAEAVDDSETHVLQPLLERCEDYYQLAEGRPALPEQARNLHTERPPGLAPGQGHVFALRDAQGALVGVLDALRDYPARGEWYIGLLLFAPEARGQGRGEAVVRTYEAHLRENGGRLLRIAVLEHNPAGRRFWERMGFQPEQWVGPIELGLRRHRVLKMSRALV
- a CDS encoding DUF4350 domain-containing protein produces the protein MRDRFPLLVLGSLLLAGVLGTFLVRGAQRGGFADPLSTFRAEPDGARALYLLAQESGLPVTRNMADLRLLSGKDALVLLAVEVQDSHEEDPDQTRLASDPDAGVDDEEAPHQGFNALRAQQLDDDEVERVLAHVRAGASLVYVPWGSRENALLDALGVKLDKADVTLPMRTLVPPLPTPYTLGVERVEAKVQAYLRLPEGAVTVLEDERLGFPVAAVISEGAGRVLVVGAPELAMNPALARADNAQFWLSALGAMGPGPFAFDEFHHGFTNERSLVDFARRYGLHFAVAQLLLGVVLWAGALKRFGRPQPPAESMRVGATDALFAMSRLYREGQHHAFAASLISRGLTQQLAPLAGLPSHSTADAVAEGLRSRGRQDLANGLLEVNHQATAVLKDADLQALATSAAHLRERIHPAGTGRPRPGTP
- a CDS encoding inorganic diphosphatase; protein product: MSGPDLAVPPLPREPEVLIECPRFSMVKRRADGSVDFVSPLPCPYNYGSIPGLLSDDGDPLDAVVLGPRLAQGQRVRVPVVAVLGFIDAGKGDPKVVCGTHPMTPAERAGLERFFRVYALFKRGLHRVRGAVPDTRFVGWLREGPEA
- a CDS encoding stage II sporulation protein M, producing MEMAEFIETRRPRWQQLESLLDKSEGEGLRKLSLDEARSLGKLYRAVSSDLLWVRARSGSADVSAYLNDLVGRAYALTYPGRRPRFADVWAFVARGFPALLHHEWRMYVASVLLFLAGAGFGYVGMVVDPDAAHYLVPEQHLSMDPVKRAADEAAGKGMSVEEQAQFTTFLFTHNIQVAFLAFALGITLGLGTAVMLFVNGLFLGALAQVYAAKGMAGWFWAWILPHGIPEITAICIAGAAGLVIARGMVAPGGLSRGQALRKEAVTAVKLLFGTLVLFVLAGFIEGTVSQIHPPKLSVAFKVTFALTVGAGVYAYLLSDWLRGRRDRARATAAELAA
- a CDS encoding DUF58 domain-containing protein; translation: MIPSERLWGLLALLALPMALAGFFPGLGGAVLALDALAVALAAFDFLQARRVRLEVTRTLPERLNVGVANRVELRLVHRGGGTVEVRVKDDAPPSFATEPSEASLRLTPDSQTQWVYRATPAKRGKFSFGAVHVRVRGPLGLMSHERTFPAERSVSVYPDLRGARRLLLSGAALDLVNLGLRQLRRDGQGSEFARLRDYAQGDSVRDVDWKATARRGRPVTRVLESERSQALLICVDAGRSMAAQVDGLTKLDHAVNAALFLAFVAIRNGDRVGLALFADGVKAYLPPAAGRGQYRKLVDTLYSATPSLTYVDYLALFKELNVRLNRRSLLCVFTDFLDEEQAGTLVAPLHRLARRHVPLCLSVKDTALQKLLRTPPSGPEEAFQHAVASELLTDREVLKARVSRGGVQMLDVAPDELSLAAVNRYLDIKARGVL
- a CDS encoding 5'-nucleotidase C-terminal domain-containing protein: MNPNPLSLRPFRRPSRQLTLSSGALVLALGALAGCEKTPPPAPATPPAEAAAPAKPTVPPEVTLLVTGSARGQLLPVEGKGGAAELMGRWVTDEKHCAGPLKDGQATCPDAGTLALATGDLWTGPAISSFFLGAPTAEVMGHMGYAASALGNHELSYAKDSFLKNRAAGGFPFLAANLKVTDASLAKDLSMPAFQVYERRGLKIAVVGLTSQKTVRTAMSGRAEGLEVTPNEDALNTAVPEARKAGADVVVIVADQCPTDLQPVLAKHADWKVSLVAGGRCGTDAPGVKTEGDTTYASLGRGFESYLRAQFKFDPAKPAGQKVTGVDTKVVQVSGGTPDAETAKRIAEWQAKVDQALGRKIGFTKAGIPQDSPLMAKWVAGAVRSQLNTDAAILNKGGIRNGLTKGDVTLGSVYSAMPFENSLLTVKLKGEDLAKQLANPDALVAGFTQAGKGKFKDAQGKPLDPKKEYTVATVEYLYFGGDGFDFEKLDNDPAETGMAWQTPVVEWTEAQASTEAKPLEKLIK
- a CDS encoding AAA family ATPase, which encodes MNAPPFSPPPLPDSGNAVRSANAIREGVLAEVRKAVVGQDEPLELMLCGLVAGGHILLEGVPGVAKTLMAKALSRSVGADFKRIQFTPDLMPADILGTSVFDLKSQAFVLARGPIFTDLLLADEINRAPAKTQSALLEAMQERAVSLEGKNLQLSPMFTVFATQNPVESEGTYPLPEAQLDRFLLKIDVGYPAPEEEDAILESVHRGFDSGDLARAGVNAAVTKEGLLQARAALSTVNVEQPVLSYIRKLVAATRGSPNIRLGAGPRAGVHLLLASKALAALRGRDFVTPDDVRFLVGPVLRHRLLLSPDAELDGATPADVLREVVQGVEVPR
- a CDS encoding cyclic nucleotide-binding domain-containing protein, with translation MASSETSSWNRRVLPAGAFQFALIAGVTQLKTSANALVLSRFESQALPYLYLLGALMTASLTLLPRGRPDGPTESPGILTGVGGVLALGLAAALSAGQRMPALALYLFADCFSTFVSFRFWGRMASAFDAREARRAFTVLNGFGMGGGIAGGLLVQALAVRLGTPVVVVSGAVSLLAAGAIFHHLHKAEPAPPTRTRSLQAWFPAWSYLGESPYAQVLAALGIAFAVLSSFVDYLFRLRVEGTLSEDGLAALFGSLQLWIGLFCVAFQLLVAERLLKRMGLLMYLALVPLVLAPLAGATLATGQLWPVHLLRLVETAVSYSILPVGIQLLYAAVPDEQREGLRSAVDGLLRKGGVVLAGLLLIGAGRGANGITMAVAVVGLCAALGLLLVRLKPAYLTALGEQVGAHEEEEVELDSEEQKLLVEALGAPTPERVLRAVDMLVQAEAAPLRQHLAALLSHPHERVQERGVTLALSMEARELAPMLERLVEEGPRRPRDQAVWALARLSPERAERLLPPLLTSPDVGLRCAAIGALMRTQGNSAALESLRELLAKGDHAPVAERREVARLLGRLKDPRFAGQLSLYLEDMDISVRRVALVAVGEGGYVELAPRLLPFLTWREERPAARESLVQLGDTVTPLLELQLNNKAAPLAMRMQLPRVLRGIGSSAALNALLFSNVRDDAALHFRIGAQLSRLREEQPDHPVDVDRIHEALGRRRDTYRQLVGAFRDVQAALGPQSLLTRAVGDRLDQALELSFFLLGLLHPPQAMRRIHQHLVGRDSRRRAYALELLENLVAPAERELVMEQVEAHHRELPPGAPGRLWRRLANLVQSEDLVLRACARHVARVNGLDVLPQEGDMSDTIVQRMFALEGVSVFSQSDVDDIAAIAEVAREASYKTGERLYSQGDPGDALYVIVEGAVDAFRNGEHVLRFQAKEAIGEVSLLDGAPRPTDMVAAVDSRVLVIDRRDFLDLLADRPELLTGFFRSVSQQLQSVIDLPARREEGQRLELGAPQQPPAPLEGIGGLPPEGNAPSDV